The Couchioplanes caeruleus nucleotide sequence CGCTCGTCAACGAGGCCGCCGACCTGCTGCGCGCCGCGGGCGTACGGGACCCGGCCGCCGTGCTGTCGCCCCTGCTGCACGCCGCTCTGAGCAACGCGCTGAGCCTCGGCGACGCCGCGCTCACCGGCCCGGTGTCACGGGGCGACGCGGGCACCGTACGCAAGCATCTCGACCGCCTGACGCCGGAGTCCGCGCCGGCCTATCTCGCCCTGGCGCGGCGCACCGCCGACCGGGCGATCGCCGCGGGGCGCCTGCGCCCGCAGGACGCGGCTCTGCTGTTGGACGTCCTTGCCGATGCGACCGTGGGGAGCCCGTCATGACGAAGTTGATCCACACCCGCGCCGAGCTGGCCGCGGCCCGCGCGGCCGCACCCGGCCGCGTCGCGGTCGTGATGACCATGGGAGCGCTGCACGAGGGGCACCGGCAGCTCATGCGCGAGGCGCGCGAGCGGGCCGACTTCGTGATCGTCACGGTGTTCGTGAACCCGCTGCAGTTCGGCCCGAACGAGGACTTCGACAAGTACCCGCGCACGCTCGCGGCCGACGTCGAGGCGTGCACGGCCGAGGGTGCCGACCTGGTGTTCGCGCCGGACCGCGACGAGATGTACCCGGGCGGCACGCCGTCGGTCACGCTGGCCGCGGGACCGATGGGGGAAATCCTCGAGGGCGCCAGCCGTCCCGGCCACTTCTCCGGCATGCTCACGGTCGTCGCCAAGCTGCTCCAGCTGACCCGCGCCGACGTCGCGTTCTTCGGCGAGAAGGACTACCAGCAACTGGCCCTGATCAAGCGCATGGTGGCCGACCTGGAGATGGCCGTGGAGATCGTCGGCGTGAAGACGGTCCGTGAGGCCGACGGGCTGGCGCTGTCCAGCCGCAACCGCTATCTCTCCACCGGCCAGCGACGGGCGGCGCTCGCCCTGTCGCACGCGCTGCGCGAGGGCGCGCTGCAGATCGACGGCCAGCGCGTCCTGGAGGCCGCCACGAAGATCCTGCGGGACGAACCCGGCGTGCAGGTCGACTACCTCGCGCTCACCGACCCGCTGCTCGGCCCCGCGCCCGCCACCGGCCCGGCGCGCCTGCTCGTGGCCGCCAGAGTCGGCACCACCCGTCTGATCGACAACGTTCCGCTGCTCCTGGGAGAGGCCGCCTGATGCTCCGTACGATGCTCAAGTCCAAGATCCACCGGGCCACGGTGACCCAGGCGGACCTGCACTACGTGGGGTCCGTGACGGTGGACCTGGACCTGATGGAGGCGGCGGACCTGCTCCCCGGCGAGCAGGTCGCGATCGTGGACGTCACCAACGGCGCCCGGCTCGAGACGTACGTGATCCCGGGTGAGCGCGGCAGCGGCGTCATCGGCATCAACGGCGCGGCGGCCCACCTCGTGCACCCGGGTGACCTGGTCATCCTCATCTCGTACGGGCAGATGGAGTCGGCGGAGGCCCGCTCCTACCAGCCGCGGATCGTG carries:
- the panC gene encoding pantoate--beta-alanine ligase, whose amino-acid sequence is MTKLIHTRAELAAARAAAPGRVAVVMTMGALHEGHRQLMREARERADFVIVTVFVNPLQFGPNEDFDKYPRTLAADVEACTAEGADLVFAPDRDEMYPGGTPSVTLAAGPMGEILEGASRPGHFSGMLTVVAKLLQLTRADVAFFGEKDYQQLALIKRMVADLEMAVEIVGVKTVREADGLALSSRNRYLSTGQRRAALALSHALREGALQIDGQRVLEAATKILRDEPGVQVDYLALTDPLLGPAPATGPARLLVAARVGTTRLIDNVPLLLGEAA
- the panD gene encoding aspartate 1-decarboxylase, coding for MLRTMLKSKIHRATVTQADLHYVGSVTVDLDLMEAADLLPGEQVAIVDVTNGARLETYVIPGERGSGVIGINGAAAHLVHPGDLVILISYGQMESAEARSYQPRIVHVDARNSIIELGADPAAAVAGMADDLVRGDLTLSAS